One window of Papaver somniferum cultivar HN1 chromosome 9, ASM357369v1, whole genome shotgun sequence genomic DNA carries:
- the LOC113310954 gene encoding protein IQ-DOMAIN 1-like — MGRKNWLVAVKKAFSPDSNEKRDLKRSQSKKKWGFGKEKHRETTSTSEVETVQEPPPLPVEVVKLEEVENEQNNYGPSGAAASSSAAEVAVTAPVQTAVEVVRPTMISRYAGKSVEEVAAIKIQTAFRGYLARRALRALRGLVRLKTLIDGQSVKRQATNTLRCMQTLARVQSQIRSRRIRMAEENQALQRQLQLKRDKELENLKASMGENWDDSIQSKEQVEASLQHKQEAAMRRERALAYAFSHQQMTKNSSRSMNPMFMDPTNPHWGWSWLERWMAARPWESRSTTTDKELNDQSSMKSVSRSSMGVADISKSYARRELKVDKFSPTAQKPLRLSPSTPQSRLTTSGGKLNSASSGGNLYAQDEDCRSTFSMQSERPRRHSIAGSSVRDDESLASSPALPSYMIPTQSARAKSRLQSPLSAEKNEITPEKGSSVTVKKRLSFPASPGPRRHSGPPKVDSTSIKNTSVNT, encoded by the exons ATGGGGAGGAAAAATTGGTTAGTTGCAGTAAAGAAAGCATTCAGTCCTGATTCTAACGAGAAGAGAGATCTG AAAAGGAGTCAATCAAAGAAGAAATGGGGATTTGGAAAAGAGAAACACCGGGAAACAACCTCTACTTCAGAGGTAGAAACTGTCCAAGAGCCACCACCTTTGCCAGTAGAGGTGGTGAAACTGGAGGAGGTCGAGAATGAGCAAAACAATTATGGTCCTTCTGGTGCTGCAGCTAGCAGTTCTGCAGCTGAGGTGGCTGTTACTGCTCCTGTTCAGACAGCTGTAGAGGTTGTCCGGCCTACAATGATATCGCGTTATGCGGGTAAATCAGTGGAAGAGGTGGCTGCAATCAAGATTCAAACCGCGTTCCGAGGATATCTG GCTAGGAGAGCATTGCGTGCTTTAAGAGGATTGGTTAGGTTGAAAACGTTGATAGATGGGCAATCCGTAAAACGCCAAGCCACAAACACTTTACGATGCATGCAGACTCTTGCTCGAGTACAGTCTCAAATCCGTTCAAGAAGGATCAGAATGGCAGAGGAGAACCAGGCTCTTCAGCGGCAGCTACAGTTAAAGCGCGACAAAGAGCTGGAGAACCTGAAAGCCAGT ATGGGAGAGAATTGGGATGACAGTATTCAATCCAAGGAGCAAGTCGAAGCCAGCTTACAACACAAACAAGAAGCTGCCATGAGAAGAGAAAGAGCACTGGCTTATGCGTTCTCTCACCAG CAAATGACAAAGAATTCTTCACGATCTATGAACCCAATGTTTATGGACCCAACTAATCCTCACTGGGGATGGAGTTGGTTAGAACGTTGGATGGCAGCCCGACCATGGGAGTCCAGAAGCACCACCACCGATAAAGAACTGAATGATCAATCATCTATGAAAAGTGTAAGTCGCAGTTCAATGGGTGTAGCAGATATAAGCAAATCGTATGCCCGTCGCGAACTCAAGGTGGACAAATTTTCACCAACAGCACAGAAGCCACTTCGCCTTTCACCTTCTACTCCCCAGTCCAGATTAACGACGTCAGGTGGGAAGTTAAATTCAGCAAGTTCAGGAGGAAACTTGTATGCCCAAGATGAAGATTGTAGAAGTACATTCAGCATGCAGTCAGAAAGGCCAAGGCGTCACAGCATTGCTGGGTCATCAGTAAGGGACGACGAGAGCTTAGCAAGTTCTCCTGCACTCCCTAGCTATATGATACCTACTCAATCAGCTCGCGCCAAATCCCGACTTCAAAGCCCACTCTCAGCTGAGAAAAATGAAATAACTCCAGAGAAGGGATCTTCTGTAACTGTGAAAAAGCGGCTATCTTTTCCAGCATCTCCAGGGCCACGGCGACATTCAGGTCCCCCCAAGGTGGACAGCACATCCATTAAGAATACTAGTGTAAACACATAA
- the LOC113310955 gene encoding exonuclease V, chloroplastic-like produces MTEPIPPNSSPPPLIPIEIISEEEMALIEAAFAATTKYLSSRSSSSTCQIQRNGKSVETITLHTKRRLSGCSESDKNITSTDIEDLVDNSKNPQKKLKVFETFLHRFRRKRGLAITDITATEWCEKQMEFVLLRGKPKATRAMEAGTARHTKLEEEVIKRVEVRVEAAEDAWAVRLMNFIAGTNQLMFQGLTRELPVIGCVQGVWMVGVIDEIRMPVTDTSRNPIFVDTKTRVRPTLPSGPQTRNGRLQLMCYKYIWDSLVKDNFNARSFLSFFGLNPHYTLSEEIQQHTSSSGFPAKTLEDLLAYFRNTCSVLPLANELLLLRYEFQGDQSLLGEDNFTYDHAWLTGQIKYCLEFWLGERAAGFVPQEERWKCRSCKFASVCSSYAAADIRSIYRGDQVGTISPSI; encoded by the exons atgacagaACCAATTCCACCAaattcttctcctcctccattgATCCCAATTGAGATCATAAGTGAAGAAGAAATGGCTCTCATTGAGGCTGCCTTTGCAGCTACCACAAAGTATCTCTCCTCTCGATCTTCTTCTTCGACTTGTCAAATTCAAAGAAATGGAAAATCAGTTGAAACAATCACTCTTCATACCAAGAGGAGATTATCCGGTTGTTCTGAATCTGATAAAAATATCACAAGTACAGATATTGAAGATTTGGTGGATAACTCAAAAAATCCCCAGAAGAAACTGAAAGTATTTGAAACGTTTTTACAtagatttcgaaggaaaagagGTCTTGCAATTACAGATATCACTGCTACG GAATGGTGTGAAAAACAAATGGAATTTGTTCTTCTTCGTGGCAAGCCAAAAGCCACCAGAGCTATGGAAGCAGGTACGGCTCGTCATACAAaacttgaagaagag GTAATAAAGAGGGTGGAAGTTCGTGTAGAAGCAGCAGAAGATGCTTGGGCAGTTAGGTTAATGAATTTCATTGCCGGCACGAATCAACTAATGTTTCAAGGGTTAACGCGCGAACTGCCAGT AATAGGTTGTGTACAAGGTGTTTGGATGGTGGGAGTGATTGATGAAATCCGAATGCCAGTAACAGATACTTCTCGAAATCCTATTTTTGTTGACACAAAAACTCGTGTTCGACCTACACTTCCTTCGGGACCGCAAACAAGGAATGGAAG GCTTCAGTTAATGTGTTACAAGTATATATGGGACAGCTTGGTGAAAGATAACTTCAATGCAAGAAGTTTCTTAAGCTTTTTTGGGTTGAACCCTCACTACACTTTATCTGAAGAAATTCAACAGCACACTTCTAGCTCTGGTTTTCCTGCAAAG ACCCTCGAGGACTTGCTTGCATATTTCAGAAATACATGTTCTGTGCTGCCTCTGGCAAACGAGCTGCTTCTTTTAAG ATATGAATTCCAAGGAGATCAATCGTTGTTGGGTGAAGACAATTTCACATACGATCATGCTTGGCTCACGGGTCAGATCAAATACTGTCTCGAGTTCTGGTTGGGAGAACGAGCAGCTGGTTTTGTTCCTCAGGAGGAACGTTGGAAATGCAGATCTTGTAAGTTTGCTTCCGTGTGCTCTAGTTATGCTGCTGCTGATATCAGAAGTATCTATAGAGGAGATCAAGTTGGCACCATTTCCCCATCCATTTAA
- the LOC113312732 gene encoding tRNA ligase 1-like encodes MAVPFDYVVKQVLEQLKAVAKGESRTPITGKPRLRTTIIFAAVTLPVAEIRTFLNGLCEKDPRIKGFLQDKDLLSCVTKAHVTLAHRGSHGIAAVTNYSMYLNRDVPIDLTSLLFSEQSAALEACLGSVDGEKISSKNEWPHVTIWTAPGVSPKEANTLPQLVSEGKAIRISINPPFNISGTLDFY; translated from the exons ATGGCT GTTCCGTTTGATTATGTGGTCAAACAAGTGTTGGAGCAACTAAAAGCTGTTGCTAAAGGCGAATCTAGAACACCTATTACAGGGAAGCCGCGGTTGAGAACAACAATTATTTTTGCTGCGGTCACTCTTCCAGTCGCAGAAATCAGGACCTTCCTAAATGGG TTGTGTGAGAAGGATCCTAGAATAAAAGGTTTCCTCCAGGACAAGGATTTGCTGAGCTGCGTTACGAAAGCTCATGTAACTCTTGCGCACAGGGGGAGCCACGGCATTGCAGCTGTCACTAATTATAGTATGTACCTCAATCGAGATGTACCGATAGATCTTACATCCCTACTCTTTTCGGAGCAATCTGCTGCATTAGAGGCCTGTTTAGGGTCAGTTGATGGTGAGAAGATAAGTTCGAAAAATGAATGGCCCCACGTTACCATATGGACTGCACCAGGAGTATCTCCCAAAGAAGCAAACACACTACCTCAACTGGTTTCAGAGGGCAAGGCAATTCGCATTAGTATAAATCCACCTTTCAACATTTCTGGCACATTAGACTTCTACTGA